One Aegilops tauschii subsp. strangulata cultivar AL8/78 chromosome 2, Aet v6.0, whole genome shotgun sequence genomic window, CCACCGGGCGGTGGGGATTTATTGCCCACACTCCGCCCGCATTCATGGCGGTAGTTCGTCTCGGAATCCTCCCCGTCGCCTCCCCTCCCCCAATCCAGCGAATCCCCCACACAAACCAAATGGCACGGAAACCAAATCCTTGACCGCCATGAAATTACCTCTCCGTCTTGCAGTCCTCGGCTGTCGATCAACCTGTTCTCCGCATCAATGAGGAGAACCCGGCCAACCTCCCTCTGGATCAACACCGTCCCCTGGTGATAGCAGAGTAACCCCGCCGCGAAGAGGTTGGGGATGTAGAGAGCCGGCCACGCCTCTCTCCCGTCCACCGTTCGCCTCTCGTCGTTGCCGGGCTCCCTCCGACCACTCCGATGTGGGGAGCGGTGGTCGCTCGAGTCGCCCTTCCGGTTGCGTGTGCTAATCGCCATCGTCTTCCGAGAGAGTATCAAGACTGAACAAGTATACTGATATAGTAGTAATCTGTCAGTACCAGGGTAATATTTGTTGTGAGTCTAGCTTGTTTCCGCTTGCATCATCTGTGTGGAGCCCATGGATTTCCTTACAGCAGAACATGGCTAAACTCCATACCTTCAACCAACCAGAGAGAGGTAGTTAGGAAAGGTGGTTATGATGACGTACTGGAAGCTCAACTCTTCTTTGTCTACACTAACTAATGTACTGTTTTGACTACTTGGGCCTAGATGCATACAGAAATTCACGACGAAAGGTTAGGCAGATGCTAATGAGGTTACAGTACATTAGGAAAAATTCACTGCTACAACGGACCTGCTATTTTGAAACTTACGTTCAGGACTGTATATGCCAATATCTTCAGATCATGTGCAGCAGCCTCTTCAAATTGCTAGCCTCGTTGACATGATTTGTGAAAGAGTCCTACTTGCACAATTTAGTGATGCAGTAGTAATCTTATCACGTTTTGTCCAGCCTGTGGCTGCATCGACTCTGCCGCTGCTATTGCCGGCTTccgaagtactccctccgttcctaaatatttgtctttctaaagATTTCAATAAATGACTATATAcgaaacaaaatgagtgaatctacactttaaaatatgtctatatacatccgtatctGGTAATCTATTTAAAATcactaaaaagacaaatatttaggaacggagggagtatagcACAAGAATCTGCGTCATGTAAGTTGTGACTCGCATAATCTCGTCGACAAGCTTGGGAGCAGCATCGCGAACCGCAGCCAAACTAAAAATTCTGAGGTACCAAAGAAAATGATTAAGATAAAGACAAGCAGTCAAGAAGTACATTTAGAGCATTTGTACAGTTGATCTAGTGCACGAGTAAGAGCATCTTCAGCCAAACTAAAAATTCAGAAAGAGTTGCAGCCTGAATACGGTGTACGAGTAAGAACATCTTCAGCCAAACTAAAAATTCGGAAAAAAATTGTAGCGTGAATATGAAGAGCAGGGGACTCACCTTTGAGCCTGGTGCAAGCTCCGAGGAGGTTCAAGAACAGCAAGAAATCAAAATCGAAGCCCAACGAATTGGCGGAGGGAGGCGGGCTGGCGCAGATCTCGCGGCCCAGCGGCTCACCTTATACTGCGCGCTGGCCTTGGCCTCGTCCTCCGCCGCCACTGTCTCGTCGTGCTTGTCATCCTCGGGTAAGGAGAGCGGGTTGTCCGGGCTAGCGACGCCCTCACGAGGGGATCTCcggctgctcctgctgctgctgctggcggcggcggcggtggttgcTGGCTCGGACGATGGACGGCATGTCCGTGAGAATGGCGCCACCTCCAGCTCGCGCTCGCCGAACTCCTCCCGCGCACGTCTGCTCCCAGTTGACGCGGCCGCCTTGGATCTCAGCGAGTGAGCAAGGGATTGGGTGAACGAAATTTATTTTGCATCTTTTTGTTTTCTATATAAGAAATGACGGACGACAAAATAGAAAACGTACGAAAAATATGAAACGACGGACGAAAAAATAGAGGACGTACGAAAAACACTTTGATGGACGAAAAAAGTGGAGAAACGATCCGTCCTGACGGACGAACAAATAGAGGACGTACGAAAAACACTTTGATGGACCAAAAAAGTGGAGAAATGATCCGTCCTTTAATATTAGGGGTATagtagcacatatgcccgtgcgttgcaacgggaaaaaTTGATGTTTTGTGCAAGCATAATGTGCCTATAAAAGGCCCATAACATACAAGTACCTGGCCCAGATCGCTTAGCGTGTGTAAACCAAACGAAAAGAATTAAACCAAACAGAGAATACTTATTCCCTTTAATAGTAGGTATAGGTATAGATAGATATGAAAATACACTGTATTTGCCCATCTAATGATACCAATTTGGTTTAGTTTTCTTGTACAGATTTAGTCAAACTCTGCACCATTTGAGTAGAGAGTAAAAACTTTGAGCCTTGTTTCCGAGACGGAGTGAGTATATACATGCAGGCAAAGCTGTCGGTAGGTTGGGACCCAAACCTCTCAAACTCGTGATTGATTTGAGTTGAATGCATGACAGCAAGCACTGACGTCCTCTTAATTGCATGCGTAAATTCTGACCGACTAATCTAGCTACCTCACATGTCCTATTCCTATCTACAATAATCGAGCTGTCTGCAGCACAGATTAAATGCGGTCATCACTGTCACACCAGTTGTTAgtgcatggttaataatacagccaacTGCTGGCTATAAGGAGTTGTCATATCATCTATAGTCAACACATATAGTCACTCATataacaaggttagctataagatTAATACTTTTTCTCATCTTCTCTTTATCTCTTTTCTCGCATTTATTGCATCTGTCTTGGAGCACTATATAGGCAGGCTCTTGCATAAAAGCCCACTCTTCTTGCTTTTTCATGTCTCTTTCCTCCGCGTAGGCAAAATTGTCATACAAGCAGGCTATAAGCCCCACTATCGTACATGCTCTTAGTTCGAACGTACATACTAGTACTCATCCAGCTCTTCTAAGCCTCCACAAGATCGGAAGCTGTGGGTAGGCCGGGCATGGATGCATCCATGGCGCCAACGGAGGGTGACGTGCAGCCCCCGTTGCGCATCCTCTTCTTCCCGTTCCTCCTCCCAGGCCACCTCATCCCGATGGCCGACATGGCCGCGCTCTTCGCCGCCCGTGGCGTCAGGTGCACCATCCTCACCACACCCTTGCAAGCTTCGACCATCCGCTCCATCGTCGACCGTGCCAACACTTCCCTAGGGTCGGTGGATGTCGTCGTTGTTCCTTTCCCGGACGTTGGGCTTCCCCCCAGCGCCGAGAGCGGGACTTGCCTGACATCCAAGGACTACAACAACAGGTTCCTTCGGACGGCGGAGCTGCTCCGGGAGCCCTTCCGCCGCTTCCTGTCCGACCACCACGCCGAGATCGACGCCGTCGTCTCCGACGGTATCTTCCACTGGTCCGTGGACGACGCCGTGGGGCATGGCATCCCGCGCATCACGTTCCTCGGCACCAGCATGTTCGCACGTTCCTGCACTGAAGCCATGCTCTGCAGCAACCCGTTCGAGGCATGCTCCGACGACCCAGCCGCCGTCGTCTCCCTGCCAGGGCTGCCGCACCCGGTGGTTGAGCTGCGGGGGCAGATGATGGATCCTGCGAAGCGGCCACATGAGTGGGCATTGTTCCAGCTCATCCACGCCGCGGATCGGCGGAGCTACGGCGAGCTCTTCAACAGCTTCCACGAGCTGGAGCCGGCCTACGCCGAGCACTACCGCGCCACACTCCACCGCCGAGCCTGGCTTGTCGGCCCGGTTGCGCTCGCAAGCGGCAGCGGGAAGGACGTGGCGTCAAGAGGCGCCATTGCTGGCGCGCTCTCGCCGGAGGCCATCGGGTGCCTGCGGTGGCTCGACAAGAAGCCGGCCAGCTCGGTGGTGTACGTCTCCTTTGGC contains:
- the LOC109748893 gene encoding probable UDP-glucosyl transferase 73B6, producing MDASMAPTEGDVQPPLRILFFPFLLPGHLIPMADMAALFAARGVRCTILTTPLQASTIRSIVDRANTSLGSVDVVVVPFPDVGLPPSAESGTCLTSKDYNNRFLRTAELLREPFRRFLSDHHAEIDAVVSDGIFHWSVDDAVGHGIPRITFLGTSMFARSCTEAMLCSNPFEACSDDPAAVVSLPGLPHPVVELRGQMMDPAKRPHEWALFQLIHAADRRSYGELFNSFHELEPAYAEHYRATLHRRAWLVGPVALASGSGKDVASRGAIAGALSPEAIGCLRWLDKKPASSVVYVSFGTMTSFSPEQTRELAHGLGLSGKNFLWVITNGSAAAASTDLCMPDGLSMAHRDRGYIVRGWAPQVLILNHPAVGGFMTHCGWNSTLEAVSAGVPMVTWPRYADQFHNEKLVVEVLGVGVSVGAEDYASCVETHQVVAGEMIAESIKKAMKKDGDGDTVWKKAEELGVMACKAVEKGGSSYEDVGQLMEELMARRT